In Streptomyces nojiriensis, one genomic interval encodes:
- the hisF gene encoding imidazole glycerol phosphate synthase subunit HisF, whose protein sequence is MTLAVRVIPCLDVDNGRVVKGVNFQNLRDAGDPVEMAKLYDAEGADELTFLDITASSGNRETTYDVVRRTAEQVFIPLTVGGGVRTADDVDKLLRAGADKVGVNTAAIVRPELIQEIAERFGRQVLVLSVDARRTAAGTFEVTTHGGRQGTGIDAVEWAHRAAELGAGEILLNSMDADGTKDGYDVEMIAAVRKHVTVPVIASGGAGRLADFAPAIEAGADAVLAASVFHFGDLRISEVKTALRESGHPVR, encoded by the coding sequence ATGACCCTCGCCGTACGCGTGATCCCCTGCCTGGACGTGGACAACGGCCGGGTCGTCAAGGGCGTCAACTTCCAGAACCTGCGCGACGCGGGTGACCCGGTGGAGATGGCCAAGCTGTACGACGCCGAGGGCGCCGACGAGCTGACCTTCCTCGACATCACCGCGTCCTCCGGGAACCGCGAGACCACGTACGACGTGGTGCGCCGCACCGCCGAGCAGGTCTTCATCCCGCTCACGGTGGGCGGCGGCGTCCGCACGGCCGACGACGTCGACAAGCTGCTGCGGGCCGGAGCGGACAAGGTGGGCGTGAACACCGCCGCCATCGTCCGCCCCGAGCTGATCCAGGAGATCGCGGAGCGCTTCGGCCGGCAGGTCCTCGTCCTGTCCGTGGACGCGCGCCGCACGGCCGCCGGGACCTTCGAGGTCACCACGCACGGCGGCCGCCAGGGCACCGGCATCGACGCGGTCGAGTGGGCGCACCGGGCGGCCGAGCTGGGCGCGGGCGAGATCCTGCTCAACTCGATGGACGCGGACGGTACCAAGGACGGCTACGACGTCGAGATGATCGCGGCGGTGCGCAAGCACGTCACCGTCCCGGTGATCGCCTCGGGCGGCGCGGGCCGTCTCGCCGATTTCGCCCCGGCGATCGAGGCGGGCGCGGATGCCGTGCTCGCGGCGTCGGTGTTCCACTTCGGCGACCTGCGCATCTCCGAAGTCAAAACGGCCCTCCGCGAATCGGGCCACCCCGTTCGCTGA
- a CDS encoding RidA family protein: MSNPSDSTAGVRRISSGGAYEDVIGYSRAVALPNGLVLVSGCTAADAGGPYDQTVAAFDVAFKALAQAGLGPEDVVRTRMYLTHARDVEEVGRAHKELFDAVRPAATMLIVSGFVDPSMVVEVEVEAFKAVAE; this comes from the coding sequence ATGAGCAACCCCTCCGACTCCACGGCCGGCGTACGCCGCATCTCCTCCGGCGGTGCCTACGAGGACGTCATCGGCTACTCGCGCGCCGTGGCCCTCCCCAACGGCCTGGTCCTGGTCTCCGGCTGCACCGCGGCCGACGCGGGCGGCCCGTACGACCAGACCGTCGCCGCCTTCGACGTCGCCTTCAAGGCCCTCGCCCAGGCCGGCCTCGGCCCCGAGGACGTCGTGCGCACCCGCATGTACCTGACGCACGCCCGGGACGTCGAAGAGGTGGGCCGCGCCCACAAGGAACTCTTCGACGCGGTCCGCCCCGCCGCGACCATGCTCATCGTCTCCGGCTTCGTCGACCCCAGCATGGTCGTCGAGGTGGAGGTCGAGGCGTTCAAGGCGGTGGCGGAATGA
- the priA gene encoding bifunctional 1-(5-phosphoribosyl)-5-((5-phosphoribosylamino)methylideneamino)imidazole-4-carboxamide isomerase/phosphoribosylanthranilate isomerase PriA — protein sequence MTAPTLELLPAVDVRDGQAVRLVHGVSGSETSYGSPLDAALAWQRSGAEWLHLVDLDAAFGTGDNRALVAEITRAMDIKVELSGGIRDDATLAAALATGCTRVNLGTAALETPEWAAKAIAEHGDRIAIGLDVRGTTLKGRGWTSEGGDLYETLARLDSEGCARYVVTDIGKDGTLTGPNLELLKNVCAATDRPVVASGGISSLDDLRALSELVPLGVEGAIVGKALYAKAFTLEEALKVVSA from the coding sequence ATGACCGCACCCACGCTCGAACTCCTGCCCGCGGTCGACGTCCGCGACGGACAGGCCGTCCGCCTCGTGCACGGGGTGTCCGGCAGCGAGACCTCCTACGGCTCCCCGCTGGACGCCGCCCTCGCCTGGCAGCGCTCCGGCGCCGAATGGCTGCACCTGGTCGACCTGGACGCAGCCTTCGGCACCGGCGACAACCGCGCCCTCGTCGCCGAGATCACCCGCGCCATGGACATCAAGGTCGAGCTCTCCGGCGGCATCCGCGACGACGCCACGCTCGCCGCGGCCCTCGCCACCGGCTGCACCCGCGTCAACCTGGGCACCGCCGCCCTGGAGACCCCCGAGTGGGCCGCCAAGGCCATCGCCGAGCACGGCGACAGGATCGCGATCGGCCTCGACGTACGCGGCACCACCCTCAAGGGCCGCGGCTGGACCAGCGAGGGCGGCGACCTCTACGAGACCCTCGCCCGCCTGGACTCCGAGGGCTGCGCCCGGTACGTCGTCACGGACATCGGCAAGGACGGCACGCTGACCGGCCCCAACCTGGAGCTGCTGAAGAACGTCTGCGCCGCCACCGACCGGCCCGTCGTCGCCTCCGGCGGCATCTCCTCGCTCGACGACCTGCGGGCGCTGTCCGAGCTGGTCCCGCTCGGCGTCGAAGGCGCGATCGTCGGCAAGGCCCTGTACGCCAAGGCCTTCACCCTGGAAGAAGCCCTGAAGGTGGTCTCCGCATGA
- the hisH gene encoding imidazole glycerol phosphate synthase subunit HisH, translating into MSAVRPTKNVVVFDYGFGNVRSAERALARVGANVEITRDYDKAMDADGLLVPGVGAFSACMQGLKDARGDWIIGRRLSGGRPVMGICVGMQILFERGIEHGVETEGLDEWPGTVGPLKAPVVPHMGWNTVEAPADSQAFKGLDADARFYFVHSYAAHDWSLEVTNPAIRAPKVTWATHGERFVAAVENRALWATQFHPEKSGDAGAQLLTNWIETL; encoded by the coding sequence ATGAGCGCAGTCCGCCCCACCAAGAACGTCGTCGTCTTCGACTACGGCTTCGGAAACGTCCGCTCCGCCGAGCGGGCCCTCGCCCGCGTCGGCGCGAACGTCGAGATCACCCGCGACTACGACAAGGCCATGGACGCCGACGGACTCCTCGTCCCCGGCGTCGGCGCCTTCTCCGCCTGCATGCAGGGCCTCAAGGACGCCCGCGGTGACTGGATCATCGGCCGCCGGCTCTCCGGCGGACGCCCGGTCATGGGCATCTGCGTCGGCATGCAGATCCTCTTCGAGCGCGGCATCGAGCACGGCGTGGAGACCGAGGGCCTGGACGAGTGGCCCGGCACGGTCGGCCCGCTCAAGGCCCCCGTCGTCCCGCACATGGGCTGGAACACCGTCGAGGCCCCGGCCGACAGCCAGGCCTTCAAGGGCCTGGACGCCGACGCCCGCTTCTACTTCGTGCACTCCTACGCGGCGCACGACTGGAGCCTCGAAGTCACCAACCCGGCGATCCGCGCCCCCAAGGTCACCTGGGCCACCCACGGCGAGCGTTTCGTGGCGGCGGTGGAGAACCGGGCCCTGTGGGCCACGCAGTTCCACCCCGAGAAGTCCGGCGACGCCGGCGCCCAGCTCCTCACCAACTGGATCGAGACCCTGTGA
- the hisB gene encoding imidazoleglycerol-phosphate dehydratase HisB — protein MSRIGRVERTTKETSVVVEINLDGTGQVDVSTGVGFYDHMLDQLGRHGLFDLTVKTEGDLHIDSHHTIEDSALALGAAFKQALGDKVGIYRFGNCTVPLDESLAQVTVDLSGRPYLVHTEPENMAPMIGTYDTTMTRHIFESFVAQAQIALHIHVPYGRNAHHIVECQFKALARALRYAAEFDPRAAGILPSTKGAL, from the coding sequence ATGAGCCGCATCGGACGGGTCGAACGGACCACCAAGGAGACCTCGGTCGTCGTCGAGATAAACCTCGACGGCACCGGCCAGGTCGACGTCTCGACGGGCGTGGGCTTCTACGACCACATGCTCGACCAGCTCGGCCGCCACGGCCTCTTCGACCTCACCGTCAAGACCGAGGGCGACCTGCACATCGACAGCCACCACACCATCGAGGACAGCGCCCTCGCGCTGGGCGCCGCCTTCAAGCAGGCCCTCGGTGACAAGGTCGGCATCTACCGCTTCGGCAACTGCACCGTGCCGCTCGACGAGTCCCTCGCCCAGGTGACCGTCGACCTGTCCGGCCGCCCCTACCTCGTGCACACCGAGCCCGAGAACATGGCGCCGATGATCGGCACGTACGACACGACGATGACCCGGCACATCTTCGAGTCCTTCGTCGCGCAGGCCCAGATCGCCCTGCACATCCACGTCCCGTACGGCCGCAACGCCCACCACATCGTGGAGTGCCAGTTCAAGGCCCTCGCCCGGGCCCTGCGCTACGCCGCCGAGTTCGACCCGCGCGCGGCCGGCATCCTGCCCTCCACGAAGGGCGCCCTCTAG
- a CDS encoding histidinol-phosphate transaminase, which yields MSFGIDDLPIRDELRGKTPYGAPQLDVPVQLNTNENPYELPEELVRRIAERVSEAARTLNRYPDRDAVELRTELAAYLTRTGRHPVARENVWAANGSNEVIQQLLQTFGGPGRTALGFEPSYSMHALISRGTGTGWISGPRREDFTIDVEAAEQAITENAPDVVFITSPNNPTGTAVEAETVLALYEAAQAAKPSLVIVDEAYVEFSHRDSLLPLIEGRPNMVVSRTMSKAFGAAGLRLGYLAAHPAVVDAVQLVRLPYHLSAVTQATALAALEHTDTLLGYVEQLKAERDRLVAELRAIGFEVTDSDANFIQFGKFEDSHTAWQKILDQGVLVRDNGVPGWLRVTAGTPAENDAFLEAVRALKKEQHA from the coding sequence GTGAGCTTCGGCATCGACGACCTGCCCATCCGGGACGAGCTGCGCGGCAAGACCCCGTACGGCGCCCCGCAGCTCGACGTGCCCGTCCAGCTGAACACCAACGAGAACCCGTACGAGCTGCCCGAGGAGCTCGTACGGCGGATCGCCGAGCGCGTCTCCGAGGCCGCCCGCACCCTCAACCGCTACCCCGACCGGGACGCGGTCGAACTGCGCACCGAGCTGGCCGCCTACCTCACCCGTACCGGCAGGCACCCGGTCGCGCGGGAGAACGTCTGGGCCGCCAACGGCTCCAACGAGGTCATCCAGCAGCTGCTGCAGACCTTCGGCGGACCCGGCCGCACCGCGCTCGGTTTCGAGCCCTCCTACTCGATGCACGCGCTGATCTCCCGCGGCACCGGCACCGGCTGGATCTCCGGGCCGCGCCGCGAGGACTTCACCATCGACGTGGAGGCGGCCGAGCAGGCGATCACCGAGAACGCCCCCGACGTCGTCTTCATCACCTCGCCCAACAACCCCACGGGCACCGCGGTCGAGGCCGAGACGGTCCTCGCCCTCTACGAGGCCGCCCAGGCGGCCAAGCCCTCCCTGGTCATCGTGGACGAGGCGTACGTGGAGTTCAGCCACCGGGACTCGCTGCTGCCCCTCATCGAGGGCCGCCCGAACATGGTGGTCTCCCGGACCATGTCCAAGGCCTTCGGCGCGGCCGGTCTGCGCCTGGGCTACCTGGCGGCGCACCCCGCCGTCGTCGACGCCGTCCAGCTGGTGCGCCTGCCGTACCACCTGTCGGCCGTCACCCAGGCCACCGCACTGGCCGCCCTGGAACACACCGACACCCTGCTCGGCTACGTCGAGCAGCTCAAGGCCGAGCGCGACCGCCTGGTCGCCGAACTGCGGGCCATCGGCTTCGAGGTCACCGATTCCGACGCGAACTTCATCCAGTTCGGGAAGTTCGAGGACTCGCACACCGCCTGGCAGAAGATCCTCGACCAGGGCGTCCTGGTCCGGGACAACGGCGTACCGGGATGGCTGCGGGTCACCGCGGGCACCCCGGCGGAGAACGACGCGTTCCTGGAAGCGGTTCGCGCACTGAAGAAGGAGCAGCACGCATGA
- the hisD gene encoding histidinol dehydrogenase — protein MISRIDLRGDALPEGGALRDLLPRAEFDVEAALEKVRPICEDVHHRGTAALIEYAQKFDGVELSQVRVPAEAVKAALEQLDPAVRAALEESIRRARIVHRNQRRTEHTTQVVPGGTVTEKWVPVERVGLYAPGGRSVYPSSVVMNVVPAQEAGVESIALASPPQKEFGGLPHPTILAACALLGVDEVYAVGGAQAVAMFAHGTEDCLPANMVTGPGNIWVAAAKRYFTGKIGIDTEAGPTEIAVLADSTADPVHVAADLISQAEHDPMAAAVLVTDSAELADAVERELEPQVAATKHVEDRIKPALAGKQSAIVLVDSLEDGLKIVDAYGAEHLEIQTADAAAWAARVRNAGAIFVGPWAPVSLGDYCAGSNHVLPTGGCACHSSGLSVQSFLRGIHIVDYTRDALAEVTHHVVTLAEAEDLPAHGAALKARFGWKVPTQ, from the coding sequence GTGATCTCTCGTATCGACCTGCGCGGTGACGCCCTCCCCGAGGGTGGCGCCCTGCGCGATCTGCTGCCCCGTGCCGAGTTCGACGTAGAAGCTGCCCTGGAGAAGGTGCGGCCCATCTGCGAGGACGTCCATCATCGTGGCACGGCGGCGCTGATCGAGTACGCGCAGAAGTTCGACGGGGTCGAGCTCTCGCAGGTCCGGGTACCCGCGGAGGCCGTCAAGGCCGCCCTGGAACAGCTGGACCCGGCCGTCCGCGCCGCCCTGGAGGAGTCGATCCGGCGCGCCCGGATCGTGCACCGCAACCAGCGCCGCACCGAGCACACCACCCAGGTGGTGCCCGGCGGCACCGTGACCGAGAAGTGGGTTCCGGTGGAGCGCGTGGGGCTGTACGCCCCGGGCGGCCGCTCCGTGTACCCGTCCTCCGTCGTCATGAACGTCGTACCGGCCCAGGAGGCGGGCGTCGAGTCGATCGCGCTCGCGTCCCCGCCGCAGAAGGAGTTCGGCGGCCTGCCGCACCCGACGATCCTCGCCGCGTGCGCGCTGCTCGGCGTGGACGAGGTGTACGCGGTGGGCGGTGCGCAGGCCGTGGCGATGTTCGCCCACGGGACCGAGGACTGCCTTCCCGCCAACATGGTGACCGGCCCCGGCAACATCTGGGTCGCCGCCGCCAAGCGCTACTTCACCGGGAAGATCGGCATCGACACCGAGGCCGGCCCGACCGAGATCGCCGTCCTCGCCGACTCCACGGCCGACCCGGTGCACGTCGCAGCCGACCTGATCAGCCAGGCCGAGCACGACCCGATGGCCGCCGCCGTGCTCGTCACGGACTCCGCCGAGCTCGCGGACGCCGTCGAGCGGGAGCTGGAGCCGCAGGTCGCCGCGACCAAGCACGTCGAGGACCGGATCAAGCCCGCCCTCGCCGGCAAGCAGTCAGCGATCGTGCTGGTCGACAGCCTGGAGGACGGCCTCAAGATCGTCGACGCGTACGGCGCCGAGCACCTGGAGATCCAGACCGCCGACGCCGCCGCCTGGGCCGCACGCGTCCGCAACGCCGGCGCGATCTTCGTCGGCCCGTGGGCCCCGGTCTCGCTCGGCGACTACTGCGCCGGCTCGAACCACGTGCTGCCCACCGGCGGCTGCGCCTGCCACTCCTCCGGCCTGTCCGTGCAGTCCTTCCTGCGCGGCATCCACATCGTCGACTACACGCGGGACGCCCTCGCCGAGGTCACCCACCACGTGGTGACGCTGGCCGAGGCCGAGGACCTGCCCGCGCACGGCGCCGCCCTGAAGGCGCGCTTCGGATGGAAGGTGCCCACCCAGTGA
- a CDS encoding oxidoreductase yields MTEARTDGEPADLTAAERRMWDAYRTGSVCDLSARAADRDDPHAEHVWGPERSVRARVVARLLLHGPPPVPGRVASLKLRGVRISGRLELSGGAVAPYVEFQSCRFDSEIQLAEARFGTLRLINCAIPRLEAARLHTEGDLHLPRCRVARGIRLTDAQIGTDLLVSQAVVQRDNKGRAIAADGMSVAQDLQGELLETYGEVSLRGAKVGVSMNLRGARLRNPYGRFALNAPQLTVERTLYLTSIALDYAAYGGSSTPPYGLGPTPTRGRRAQHFECRGGLRLDDGRFGDAIDFYGARFTLTSEQEISLRRIQTPEFRFVGERPEQGRVVVSGAKVVKLVDTSTSWPGPGGLSIEGFVYENLAPRGHFPLSRRLEWVAAATPEYSPEPYERLAAVLRASGEDQDAREVLLAKQRRRRATLPLGPKAWGYLQDWTVVYGYRPGRAALWMAVLWAAGALLFSRLHPPAIKEDEHPQWSAALYALDLLLPVIDLGQQGQWKLEGGWQWGAAGLVVMGWILATTVAAGASRLLRRG; encoded by the coding sequence GTGACCGAGGCGCGCACGGACGGGGAACCGGCGGATCTCACCGCTGCCGAACGCCGGATGTGGGACGCGTACCGCACGGGCAGCGTCTGCGATCTCAGCGCCCGCGCCGCCGACCGGGACGATCCGCACGCCGAGCACGTCTGGGGGCCCGAGCGCAGTGTCCGCGCCCGGGTGGTCGCCCGGCTGCTGTTGCACGGTCCGCCGCCGGTGCCGGGCCGGGTGGCCTCCCTGAAGCTGCGCGGGGTGCGGATCAGCGGACGGCTGGAACTGTCCGGTGGCGCGGTGGCCCCGTACGTGGAGTTCCAGTCCTGCCGCTTCGACAGCGAGATCCAGCTGGCCGAGGCCCGTTTCGGCACGCTGCGCCTGATCAACTGCGCGATACCGCGGCTGGAGGCGGCCCGGCTGCACACCGAGGGCGATCTGCACCTGCCGCGCTGCCGGGTGGCGCGCGGGATCCGGCTCACCGACGCGCAGATCGGCACCGACCTGCTGGTCAGCCAGGCCGTGGTGCAGCGGGACAACAAGGGCCGGGCGATCGCCGCGGACGGGATGTCCGTGGCGCAGGACTTACAGGGGGAGCTGCTGGAGACGTACGGGGAGGTGAGCCTGCGCGGCGCCAAGGTCGGCGTGTCGATGAACCTGCGCGGCGCCCGCCTGCGCAACCCGTACGGGCGGTTCGCGCTGAACGCCCCGCAGCTGACCGTCGAGCGGACCCTGTACCTGACCTCCATCGCGCTGGACTACGCGGCGTACGGGGGCTCCTCCACTCCCCCGTACGGGCTGGGGCCGACGCCCACCCGGGGCCGGCGGGCCCAGCACTTCGAGTGCCGGGGCGGGCTGCGGCTGGACGACGGCCGCTTCGGGGACGCCATCGACTTCTACGGGGCGCGGTTCACGCTCACCTCCGAGCAGGAGATCTCCCTGCGCCGGATCCAGACCCCCGAGTTCCGGTTCGTCGGCGAGCGGCCGGAGCAGGGCCGGGTGGTGGTGTCCGGGGCCAAGGTGGTCAAGCTGGTCGACACCTCCACGAGCTGGCCGGGCCCGGGCGGGCTGTCCATCGAGGGGTTCGTCTACGAGAACCTCGCGCCCCGGGGCCATTTCCCGCTCTCCCGCCGCCTGGAGTGGGTGGCGGCGGCCACTCCCGAGTACTCGCCGGAGCCGTACGAGCGGCTGGCCGCCGTACTGCGGGCGAGCGGCGAGGACCAGGACGCCCGCGAGGTGCTGCTGGCCAAGCAGCGGCGGCGCCGGGCCACGCTGCCGCTCGGGCCGAAGGCGTGGGGGTACCTCCAGGACTGGACGGTGGTCTACGGCTACCGGCCGGGCCGGGCCGCGCTGTGGATGGCGGTGCTGTGGGCGGCGGGGGCGCTGCTGTTCTCCCGGCTCCACCCGCCGGCGATCAAGGAGGACGAGCATCCGCAGTGGAGCGCCGCCCTGTACGCGCTGGACCTGCTGCTCCCGGTGATCGACCTCGGCCAGCAGGGCCAGTGGAAGCTGGAGGGCGGCTGGCAGTGGGGGGCGGCGGGCCTGGTCGTCATGGGCTGGATCCTGGCCACGACGGTGGCGGCGGGGGCTTCCCGGCTGCTGCGGCGGGGGTGA
- a CDS encoding LON peptidase substrate-binding domain-containing protein yields the protein MTTVRLPLFPLNSVLFPGLVLPLNIFEERYRAMMRELLKTGEDEPRRFAVVAIRDGREVAPTAPGLPDQTSLPERGPAAGFGPDPIQAFHRVGCIADAATVREREDGSFEVLATGTTRVRLISVDASGPFLTAELEELPEDAGDGAGVLAEGVLRAFRNYQKRLAGARERSLTGAELPDEPSVVSYLVAAAAVLDIPAKQRLLQAPDTATRLAEELKLLRTETAVIRHLPSLPAVDLTRAPTSPN from the coding sequence GTGACCACCGTTCGCCTGCCCCTCTTCCCGCTGAATTCGGTGCTGTTCCCGGGACTCGTCCTTCCGCTGAACATCTTCGAGGAGCGCTATCGCGCCATGATGCGCGAGCTGCTGAAGACGGGCGAGGACGAGCCGCGCCGTTTCGCGGTCGTCGCGATCCGCGACGGCCGGGAGGTCGCGCCGACCGCGCCCGGCCTGCCGGACCAGACGTCCCTGCCCGAGCGGGGCCCGGCGGCGGGCTTCGGCCCCGACCCGATCCAGGCCTTCCACCGGGTGGGCTGCATCGCCGACGCGGCGACCGTCCGGGAGCGGGAGGACGGCAGCTTCGAGGTCCTGGCGACCGGTACGACGCGGGTCCGGCTGATCTCGGTCGACGCCTCGGGCCCCTTCCTGACGGCGGAGCTGGAGGAGCTCCCGGAGGACGCGGGCGACGGCGCGGGCGTGCTGGCCGAGGGGGTGCTGCGGGCCTTCCGCAACTACCAGAAGCGGCTGGCCGGGGCCCGCGAGCGGTCCCTGACGGGCGCGGAGCTCCCCGACGAGCCGTCGGTGGTCTCCTACCTGGTGGCAGCGGCGGCGGTGCTGGACATCCCGGCGAAGCAGCGGCTGCTCCAGGCCCCGGACACCGCGACCCGGCTGGCGGAGGAGCTGAAGCTGCTGCGCACGGAGACGGCGGTGATCCGCCACCTGCCGTCGCTGCCGGCGGTGGACCTGACCCGTGCCCCGACGAGCCCGAACTGA
- the ybaK gene encoding Cys-tRNA(Pro) deacylase has translation MAKKSKQAAGTPAIVALTAAGVPFTTHAYEHDPAHPSYGEEAAQALGVSPAQVFKTLVADVDGVLTVAVVPVSGSLDLKALAAAVGGKRAAMADPALAERTTGYVLGGISPLGQRKRLRTVIDTSASAHATICCSAGRRGLEIELSPSDLTTLTSATLAPIARQN, from the coding sequence ATGGCGAAGAAGTCCAAGCAGGCGGCGGGCACCCCGGCGATCGTCGCCCTGACGGCGGCGGGCGTGCCGTTCACCACGCACGCGTACGAGCACGACCCGGCCCATCCCTCGTACGGGGAGGAGGCGGCGCAGGCGCTCGGCGTCTCGCCCGCCCAGGTCTTCAAGACCCTGGTCGCGGACGTGGACGGCGTCCTGACGGTGGCGGTGGTCCCGGTCTCGGGGTCACTGGACCTGAAGGCCCTGGCGGCGGCGGTCGGCGGCAAGCGTGCGGCGATGGCCGACCCGGCCCTGGCGGAGCGCACCACGGGCTACGTCCTCGGCGGCATCTCCCCACTGGGTCAGCGCAAGCGGCTGCGCACGGTGATCGACACCTCGGCCTCGGCGCACGCCACGATCTGCTGCTCGGCGGGCCGCCGCGGCCTGGAGATCGAACTCTCCCCGTCGGACCTGACGACTCTCACCTCGGCCACCCTGGCCCCGATCGCCCGGCAGAACTAG
- a CDS encoding ABC transporter permease, with protein sequence MGSADRRAQAPQPAPLAPGARFFPSLAAVYRAQLSRARVARIPLLFVATFQSVGIMILMRGVVDGGSEARAVVAGSSVLVVAFVALNLLAQYFGQLRAGGGLDHYATLPVPPASVVLGAAAAYASFTLPGTLVTAVFGCLLFGLPMSGLWILAAVVPLAGAALAGLGAALGLLAPRQELATLAGQLGMSAALLLGVLPPERMPDVIVWARDLLPSTYGVEAFARTFAPEPDWAAVAFDLGVCGAVGVLSLTVATWAYRRAAVR encoded by the coding sequence GTGGGCTCCGCCGACAGGCGTGCACAGGCACCGCAGCCCGCGCCGCTGGCGCCGGGCGCGCGGTTCTTCCCCTCCCTGGCCGCCGTCTACCGGGCCCAGCTGTCCCGGGCCCGGGTGGCCCGGATCCCGCTGCTGTTCGTCGCCACCTTCCAGTCCGTCGGGATCATGATCCTGATGCGGGGCGTGGTCGACGGGGGCTCGGAGGCCCGCGCCGTCGTCGCCGGCTCCTCGGTGCTCGTCGTCGCCTTCGTCGCCCTGAACCTGCTCGCCCAGTACTTCGGGCAGCTGCGGGCCGGCGGCGGGCTCGACCACTACGCCACCCTGCCCGTGCCGCCCGCGTCGGTGGTGCTCGGCGCGGCCGCCGCGTACGCCTCCTTCACGCTGCCGGGGACCCTGGTCACCGCCGTCTTCGGATGCCTGCTGTTCGGGCTGCCGATGAGCGGGCTGTGGATCCTGGCCGCCGTGGTACCGCTGGCCGGGGCCGCGCTGGCCGGGCTCGGCGCGGCGCTGGGACTGCTGGCACCGCGGCAGGAGCTGGCCACCCTCGCGGGGCAGCTCGGCATGTCGGCGGCGCTGCTGCTCGGGGTGCTGCCGCCGGAGCGGATGCCGGACGTGATCGTGTGGGCCCGGGACCTGCTGCCCTCCACGTACGGCGTCGAGGCGTTCGCCCGCACCTTCGCCCCGGAACCGGACTGGGCCGCCGTCGCCTTCGACCTGGGCGTGTGCGGGGCCGTCGGGGTCCTCTCGCTGACCGTCGCGACCTGGGCGTACCGCCGCGCGGCCGTCCGCTGA
- a CDS encoding ABC transporter ATP-binding protein, whose protein sequence is MSTGTAQAQEGTAAAAGAAPDVICAVRDLVKTYPAVRGRRGAPALPETRANDGICLDVRRGEIFGLLGPNGAGKSTLVRQLTGLMRPDSGSVTLLGHDLVGHPERASRLLAYLGQESTALDELTVALAAETTGRLRGQGVRAARAARDAVLEELGLTPIAGRPLKKLSGGQRRLACFATALVGERPVLVLDEPTTGMDPVARRAVWSAVDRRRAQHGTTVLLVTHNVIEAETVLDRVAVIDQGKVIACDTPAGLKATVSGEVRLELVWRESAPLEVPEVARLRDRAVESGRRWVLRLAPDEARAAVASVTGGPAFAALDDFTLATPSLEDVYLALGGKTKGLVKS, encoded by the coding sequence GTCATCTGCGCGGTGCGTGACCTGGTCAAGACCTATCCCGCGGTACGCGGCCGCCGCGGGGCTCCCGCCCTGCCCGAGACCCGCGCCAACGACGGGATCTGCCTGGACGTCCGGCGCGGCGAGATCTTCGGCCTGCTCGGCCCCAACGGCGCCGGCAAGTCCACGCTGGTCCGCCAGCTCACCGGCCTGATGCGGCCGGACTCCGGCTCGGTGACGCTGCTCGGCCACGACCTCGTGGGCCACCCCGAACGGGCCTCCCGGCTGCTCGCCTACCTCGGACAGGAGTCCACCGCCCTGGACGAGCTCACGGTGGCGCTGGCCGCCGAGACCACCGGGCGGCTGCGCGGGCAGGGCGTCCGCGCCGCCCGGGCCGCGCGCGACGCCGTACTGGAGGAGCTCGGGCTGACCCCGATCGCCGGACGGCCCCTGAAGAAACTCTCCGGCGGCCAGCGCCGCCTCGCCTGCTTCGCCACCGCGCTGGTCGGGGAGCGGCCCGTACTGGTCCTCGACGAGCCCACCACCGGCATGGACCCGGTCGCCCGGCGGGCCGTGTGGTCCGCCGTCGACCGGCGGCGCGCGCAGCACGGCACGACCGTCCTGCTCGTCACCCACAACGTCATCGAGGCCGAGACCGTCCTGGACCGGGTCGCCGTCATCGACCAGGGCAAGGTCATCGCCTGCGACACCCCGGCCGGACTGAAGGCCACCGTCTCGGGCGAGGTACGGCTGGAGCTGGTCTGGCGCGAGAGCGCTCCGCTGGAGGTCCCGGAGGTCGCCCGGCTGCGCGACCGGGCCGTCGAGTCCGGGCGCCGCTGGGTGCTCCGGCTGGCGCCGGACGAGGCGCGGGCGGCGGTGGCCTCGGTCACCGGGGGTCCGGCCTTCGCCGCGCTCGACGACTTCACCCTGGCCACCCCCAGCCTGGAAGACGTGTACCTGGCCCTCGGCGGCAAGACGAAAGGGCTGGTGAAGTCGTGA